One window of Dyadobacter sandarakinus genomic DNA carries:
- a CDS encoding helix-turn-helix domain-containing protein, giving the protein MTTVGKRIKKCRENLNMSQEQLAAIMDKAGRATISNWETGKNEPTLTEFKKLAEILKTTVSHLIGEAPMFEEPRENYVLVKKDDLIELQRKALEREEERNRDLQEQLEKVKKQDEQTGES; this is encoded by the coding sequence ATGACGACGGTAGGCAAAAGAATTAAGAAATGCCGTGAAAACCTCAATATGAGCCAGGAGCAGCTGGCCGCAATCATGGATAAGGCGGGCAGGGCTACCATATCCAACTGGGAGACAGGCAAGAACGAACCGACCCTGACTGAATTCAAGAAACTGGCTGAAATTCTTAAAACAACGGTATCGCACCTGATCGGAGAAGCGCCGATGTTTGAAGAGCCGAGGGAAAACTACGTTCTCGTGAAAAAGGACGATCTGATAGAATTGCAGCGCAAGGCACTGGAACGTGAAGAGGAACGCAACCGTGACCTGCAGGAACAGCTCGAAAAGGTAAAGAAACAGGACGAACAAACCGGCGAATCGTAG
- a CDS encoding heavy metal translocating P-type ATPase — protein sequence MKLSENIPAASHDHCCGHDQDDKKTPTVAGAQSHDHGGHSHDGHAHDEHDHSHGSNEGGFFRSHWMLSLSLLIFTTTLILQFGFDIRAPRAIEIVLMLTAYLLAGHKTVRLAVRRVLRGDFFNEFTLMTIATWGAFYIGEFSEGVAVMIFYELGELFQDLAVSRSKRSIKALLDIRPESVTVIRNGKNIAVPPDTVQIGELMLIKAGEKAGLDGILKSPSGTFNTAALTGESRPEDKIAGAPVLAGMINLSKTIEVEVSTLFKDSRLSRILELVQDATARKAPTQLLISRLAKIYTPVVFALAMLIVLVPYLFDPAYSFDQWLYRGMVFLVIACPCALTISIPLGYFGGIGLASRNGILVKGANFLDVITRIDTVVSDKTGTLTKGVFKVREMETSMEKDNFLIRAASLESYSTHPVAKAIVNHASNARLVTPEQVEEFAGQGLAGVVAGDRVLAGNLKLLDRFSVTYPSHLPGIPDTIVAVAVNGTYAGYITIADEIKEDAAQTVRELSSMGIETVMLSGDKQEVVTRVATELGIAAGHGGLLPEDKVALLEKLKTEGRKVAFVGDGVNDAPVIARADVGIAMGALGSDAAIETADIVIQNDQPSRIVSAIRAGRITRSIVYQNIALAMVVKVAVMIMGAGGIATLWEAVFADVGVAMLAILNAFRIQGRKI from the coding sequence ATGAAGTTAAGTGAAAATATACCGGCTGCCAGCCACGACCATTGCTGCGGCCATGACCAGGACGATAAAAAAACTCCGACCGTCGCGGGAGCCCAAAGCCATGATCACGGTGGCCACAGTCACGACGGGCATGCTCATGATGAGCACGATCATAGTCATGGCAGTAACGAAGGAGGCTTTTTCCGCTCCCACTGGATGCTGTCGCTCAGCCTGCTGATATTTACGACTACCCTTATTTTGCAATTCGGGTTCGATATCCGCGCACCCCGCGCAATCGAAATTGTGCTGATGCTCACAGCGTACCTGCTCGCCGGGCACAAAACCGTGAGACTAGCTGTCAGAAGGGTTTTGAGGGGTGACTTTTTCAATGAATTCACGCTCATGACCATCGCTACCTGGGGCGCATTTTACATTGGCGAGTTCAGCGAGGGCGTGGCAGTAATGATTTTCTACGAGCTGGGGGAATTGTTTCAGGACCTGGCAGTAAGCCGTTCCAAGCGGTCCATCAAAGCATTACTCGACATCAGGCCTGAGTCTGTGACCGTGATCCGCAACGGAAAAAACATAGCTGTGCCGCCGGATACGGTGCAGATTGGTGAATTAATGCTGATCAAGGCCGGAGAAAAAGCCGGACTGGACGGAATACTGAAATCTCCCTCGGGAACATTCAACACCGCTGCCCTCACCGGCGAATCGCGGCCGGAAGACAAAATTGCAGGTGCACCCGTACTTGCCGGGATGATCAACCTGTCTAAAACCATTGAGGTGGAGGTCAGTACATTGTTCAAGGATTCCCGCCTTTCGCGCATTTTGGAACTGGTACAGGATGCCACCGCCCGCAAAGCACCTACTCAGCTGCTCATCAGCCGCCTTGCCAAAATATATACCCCGGTCGTCTTTGCACTTGCCATGCTCATCGTGCTGGTACCTTATCTGTTTGATCCTGCATACAGCTTCGATCAGTGGCTCTACCGGGGAATGGTATTTCTGGTCATTGCCTGTCCCTGCGCGCTCACGATCTCCATCCCGCTCGGGTACTTTGGTGGCATCGGACTGGCATCCCGGAACGGAATCCTGGTGAAAGGAGCCAATTTCCTGGACGTTATCACACGCATTGATACCGTAGTTTCGGATAAAACAGGCACATTGACCAAAGGGGTGTTTAAGGTGCGCGAAATGGAGACGAGCATGGAAAAGGATAATTTCCTGATTCGTGCGGCATCTTTGGAAAGCTACTCCACACATCCTGTGGCGAAGGCCATTGTCAATCACGCATCAAATGCCCGGCTAGTTACGCCTGAGCAGGTTGAAGAATTTGCCGGGCAGGGCCTGGCGGGCGTGGTAGCCGGCGACCGGGTACTTGCTGGTAACCTTAAACTGCTCGACCGATTTTCGGTAACCTACCCTTCCCATCTACCCGGTATTCCGGATACGATCGTGGCAGTAGCGGTGAACGGAACCTATGCGGGATACATTACCATTGCCGATGAGATCAAGGAGGACGCTGCACAAACTGTGCGTGAGCTAAGCAGCATGGGCATTGAAACCGTCATGTTGTCGGGTGATAAACAGGAGGTGGTAACCAGGGTGGCTACGGAGCTGGGAATAGCTGCCGGTCATGGAGGCCTGCTGCCCGAAGACAAAGTTGCCTTGTTGGAAAAACTTAAAACCGAGGGCCGGAAAGTCGCATTTGTGGGCGATGGTGTCAATGATGCCCCGGTGATCGCCCGGGCTGATGTGGGCATTGCTATGGGTGCATTGGGCTCGGATGCCGCTATTGAAACTGCCGACATTGTAATCCAGAATGACCAGCCATCGCGCATCGTATCCGCGATCCGGGCAGGCAGGATTACCCGGTCCATTGTTTACCAGAACATCGCGTTGGCGATGGTGGTGAAGGTGGCCGTGATGATCATGGGTGCCGGCGGGATCGCTACCCTGTGGGAAGCAGTTTTTGCGGATGTGGGAGTGGCCATGCTGGCGATACTCAATGCATTCCGCATTCAGGGAAGGAAGATCTGA
- a CDS encoding glycoside hydrolase family 140 protein, whose product MKKLLFLSVFSFLQLYSYAQVPFAHGRLRVSDNQRYLVHQDGTPFFWLGDTAWELFHRLNREQADFYLKHRAEQGFTVIQAVALAELDGLNDPNALGERPLVNNDPAKPNEAYFQHVDYIIAKAAEYGLVIALLPTWGDKLNKSSWGKGPEIFNTANAAAFGEWMGKRYAGRQNVVWVLGGDRTPRKDTDDVKVWRMMAEGIQKGTGGAANALMSFHPQPNALDMGGSSHWFHQDAWLDFNMLQNGHCRDEITYDKIAFVYNRKPAKPVMDAEPIYEDHPVCFNAGDLGLSNAYDVRKYAYLDLFAGAFGHTYGCHDIWQMYDTGREAVNGAAVTWKQAMDLPGARQMSFVRKLMESRPMLDRVPDQSLIEVASNGPAERVQATRGKDYAMVYSASGKPFTMQMGKISGTEVNASWYDPRKGEAQSIGKVANTGRHEFKPPTSGYGKDWVLVIDDASKGYKF is encoded by the coding sequence GTGAAAAAACTCCTTTTCCTGTCAGTTTTCAGCTTTTTGCAACTTTATTCTTACGCCCAGGTACCATTTGCCCATGGCCGCCTGCGCGTCTCCGACAACCAGCGCTACCTGGTACATCAGGATGGTACACCGTTTTTCTGGCTGGGCGATACGGCATGGGAGCTTTTTCACCGACTCAACCGCGAGCAGGCAGACTTTTACCTGAAACACAGAGCAGAGCAAGGTTTTACGGTTATCCAGGCAGTAGCCCTGGCAGAGCTCGACGGACTGAACGACCCGAATGCACTGGGCGAGCGTCCGCTGGTCAACAATGATCCTGCCAAACCGAACGAAGCCTACTTCCAGCATGTAGATTATATTATTGCAAAAGCGGCCGAATATGGACTGGTGATTGCGCTGCTGCCTACCTGGGGCGACAAGCTTAACAAATCATCGTGGGGTAAAGGACCGGAGATTTTTAACACAGCCAATGCGGCTGCTTTCGGCGAGTGGATGGGCAAAAGGTATGCAGGAAGACAAAATGTAGTGTGGGTGCTGGGCGGTGACCGTACGCCCCGCAAAGACACGGATGATGTAAAAGTATGGCGTATGATGGCCGAAGGTATTCAAAAAGGCACGGGCGGCGCTGCCAATGCACTCATGAGCTTTCACCCACAGCCCAATGCCCTGGATATGGGCGGCTCGTCGCACTGGTTTCACCAGGATGCCTGGCTCGATTTCAATATGCTGCAAAACGGGCACTGCCGGGACGAAATCACGTATGACAAGATTGCATTTGTGTACAACCGCAAGCCCGCCAAGCCGGTCATGGACGCGGAACCGATTTATGAAGACCATCCGGTGTGCTTCAATGCGGGTGACCTGGGACTATCCAATGCCTATGATGTGCGCAAATATGCCTACCTCGATCTGTTTGCAGGTGCTTTCGGGCATACCTACGGATGTCACGATATCTGGCAGATGTATGATACCGGCCGGGAAGCGGTGAATGGTGCGGCTGTTACCTGGAAGCAGGCCATGGACCTGCCGGGTGCACGTCAGATGTCGTTTGTGCGCAAGCTTATGGAATCCCGGCCAATGCTGGACCGCGTTCCCGACCAATCCCTGATTGAGGTAGCTTCAAACGGACCTGCGGAGCGTGTGCAGGCCACGCGCGGGAAAGATTATGCGATGGTTTATTCCGCCTCTGGAAAGCCGTTTACGATGCAAATGGGCAAGATCAGCGGGACGGAAGTGAATGCGTCCTGGTATGATCCCCGGAAAGGTGAGGCACAATCCATCGGGAAAGTTGCCAATACAGGCCGGCACGAATTCAAGCCGCCGACTTCGGGTTATGGAAAGGATTGGGTACTGGTGATCGACGATGCCTCGAAAGGATACAAGTTTTAA
- a CDS encoding DUF983 domain-containing protein, whose product MTKSNKLYSIFFNKCPRCGVGDFFVTKSAYNLKAFDKMHKQCSHCGLNLVPEPGFYQGALYVSYSFYVAFTVIYFLLYVNFFRDYLDYFLVSLIPMLIILTPYFYRLARRAWLALFIKPESV is encoded by the coding sequence ATGACAAAGAGCAACAAGCTTTACAGCATATTTTTCAACAAATGTCCCAGGTGCGGCGTAGGTGATTTTTTTGTTACAAAAAGCGCCTATAATCTTAAAGCATTTGATAAAATGCACAAACAATGTTCACACTGCGGCCTCAATCTCGTGCCTGAACCTGGCTTTTACCAGGGTGCATTGTATGTCAGCTACTCGTTTTATGTTGCCTTTACGGTCATTTACTTTTTGCTTTATGTCAACTTTTTCCGTGACTACCTGGACTACTTTTTGGTGAGCCTCATACCCATGCTGATCATCCTCACACCCTACTTTTACAGGCTTGCAAGACGTGCCTGGCTGGCCTTGTTTATCAAGCCGGAGTCTGTATAA
- a CDS encoding chemotaxis protein CheB translates to MEENSVRKTVDLFLIGGSAGSLQVLFSLVPQLSASLSFAMVIVLHRGNFSDSSLSDLLSSKTPLPVREVEDKDPVQPGNIYLAPADYHLLIERERTFSLDYSEKINFSRPSIDVTFESAAEIYKSSLAGLLLSGANDDGTKGLGKIKSAGGITIVQDPETAQMPFMPHHAIHHTLVDHVLNVREMAGFINALHGG, encoded by the coding sequence ATGGAAGAAAATAGTGTGAGAAAGACCGTCGACCTGTTCCTGATCGGCGGATCGGCGGGCAGCCTGCAGGTGTTGTTTTCACTGGTTCCGCAGCTGAGTGCATCACTCTCATTCGCGATGGTGATCGTGCTCCACCGCGGCAATTTTTCAGACTCATCCCTCTCCGACCTCCTGTCCAGCAAAACGCCCCTGCCCGTGCGTGAGGTCGAGGACAAAGATCCTGTGCAGCCCGGCAACATTTACCTCGCACCTGCGGACTACCACCTGCTGATTGAGCGTGAACGTACCTTTTCCCTTGATTATTCTGAAAAGATCAATTTCAGCCGGCCGAGCATTGATGTAACTTTTGAGTCGGCTGCGGAAATTTACAAATCCTCGCTTGCGGGCCTGCTGCTCTCGGGGGCCAATGATGATGGTACCAAAGGGCTGGGGAAAATCAAGAGTGCGGGCGGTATTACAATTGTTCAGGACCCCGAAACAGCCCAGATGCCCTTCATGCCGCACCACGCCATCCACCATACCCTGGTTGATCATGTGCTCAATGTGCGGGAAATGGCCGGGTTTATCAATGCGCTGCATGGGGGTTAG
- a CDS encoding CheR family methyltransferase, translated as MIDDEDVDLLLTDLLDIYGYDFTSYSRASLKRRIVRLCTLDKFPSFAELRYKVRSDPGYLKRFVEEVTVNVTEMFRDPPFYRSLRDDVLPVLATKPFIRIWHAGCSTGEEVFSMAILLKEANLLRKSLLYATDLNPGVLDKVRKGIFALNYMKQYSESYIASGGTHDFSQYYTANYGQAKFDHELSEKIIISTHNLVSDSSFNEFDLILCRNVLIYFDKDLQDRVLKLFDESLSPLGYLALGTKETLKFSAVQHKFQQLNREKIWKKIV; from the coding sequence ATGATTGATGATGAAGACGTTGACCTCCTGCTGACTGATCTTCTTGACATTTACGGGTATGATTTTACCAGTTATTCAAGGGCCTCACTGAAAAGGCGGATTGTTAGATTGTGTACGCTGGACAAGTTTCCCAGCTTCGCTGAGCTGCGGTACAAGGTGCGGTCGGACCCGGGTTATTTGAAAAGGTTTGTGGAAGAAGTGACAGTGAATGTCACCGAGATGTTCCGGGACCCGCCATTTTACCGGTCACTCCGGGACGATGTGCTGCCCGTGCTGGCTACAAAGCCTTTTATCCGCATCTGGCACGCGGGATGCTCCACCGGCGAAGAGGTTTTTTCAATGGCGATTCTGCTTAAAGAGGCTAATTTATTGCGTAAATCACTACTGTACGCCACAGACCTTAATCCCGGCGTACTGGATAAGGTGCGGAAAGGTATTTTTGCGCTTAACTATATGAAACAGTACTCCGAAAGTTACATTGCCTCGGGTGGCACGCATGATTTTTCACAGTATTACACGGCCAACTACGGGCAGGCGAAGTTCGATCATGAGCTTTCCGAAAAAATTATTATTTCCACACACAACCTCGTCAGTGACAGCTCTTTTAATGAATTTGACCTGATTCTTTGCCGGAATGTACTGATCTATTTTGACAAGGATTTGCAGGATCGGGTCCTCAAACTCTTTGATGAAAGCCTCTCACCCTTGGGCTACCTTGCCCTGGGCACCAAGGAGACCCTCAAATTTTCCGCTGTGCAGCACAAATTCCAGCAGCTCAACCGTGAGAAGATATGGAAGAAAATAGTGTGA
- a CDS encoding response regulator has protein sequence MEKKTILIVDDDARNIFALKATLQAKSFYCVACPGAAEALELLKTDKEIDAVLMDMMMPDMDGYEAIPIIKSLENRRNLLVVAVTAQAMVGDREKCLEAGADEYISKPIDVDKLVKLLKEI, from the coding sequence ATGGAAAAAAAAACAATATTGATCGTTGATGACGATGCACGTAACATTTTCGCCCTGAAAGCTACCCTGCAGGCAAAATCCTTTTACTGTGTGGCATGTCCCGGTGCCGCTGAGGCATTGGAATTGCTAAAGACAGATAAGGAAATCGATGCCGTCCTGATGGACATGATGATGCCGGATATGGACGGGTACGAAGCTATCCCGATTATTAAAAGTTTGGAAAACCGCAGGAATTTGCTGGTTGTGGCCGTAACAGCCCAGGCAATGGTCGGCGATCGTGAGAAATGCCTCGAAGCTGGCGCAGATGAATACATTTCCAAACCCATAGACGTGGATAAGCTGGTAAAGCTACTGAAGGAAATTTGA
- a CDS encoding response regulator has translation MKKVSNTVIQQLRIVFSFSILLLIFSLLASYYSTQKLINNSELVNHTNQVLIEAEGIMSHMKDAETGQRGYLLTLDTDFLDPYNGAYEKTTTSYNNLLELTADNPIQQKNLREVKALYEAKFGQMQNIIDMARRNRNFVEDPASRLKEMTRGKKIMDDLRLIVDRIKTEESSILGSRIEQQQIYIQYTPILLIIAALISVAITISAYFRIKNDMDKRIAVQEREMAKFAETERRIGYIEEITQEVAKGNYAARSNDEQDDDIGRISVALNTMASSLEHTFTDLNNRNWLQAGMLQIVEAMRGERMIRKLSHNLLSTVTNYVSAQVGTMYVQDKDWNFKLTANFAAQHAPEFVQLGQGLAGQVLENKKPMIIRQVPDDYLRISSTLGEARPATLVILPLIYSYECVGIIELGFLNAPGPLQMQYLESNLETISIGINSALDYLKLQNFLEETQAQSEELQTQHSELENLNAELEAQSQKLQASEEELRVQQEELQQTNGELEERSALLEEKNLEIQKKAEELELTTRYKSEFLANMSHELRTPLNSILLLSRLLAENNEQNLSGDQIEYATVIQSSGNGLLGLIDEILDLSKIEAGKMELEYIPVDIRELGEDMKGLFAPVAREKGIDFSVRVHEGVPKVIQTDKMRLEQIIKNLVSNALKFTSVGSVNVDIRLQDDNEKGLCFIVKDTGIGIAPEKQEHIFEAFQQADGSTKRKYGGTGLGLSISRELVKLLGGEITLSSVVNTGSEFKVYLPVNPSEVAPPAPRPNLFKPLHEENKPVYAAKPDVRYVSSVIPEAIPDDRADILESDKTILIIEDDTLFAKSLLDYTRKQGYKGIVSVRGDQGLPLARTFKPTGILLDIQLPIMSGWEVMDQLKSDPETRHIPVHIMSSHRMKNESLSKGAVDFIDKPMAFERMDEIFKKIEHVISKKSKKVLIVEDNSMHAKALAYFLGTFNINSELKRDISEGIQALTQNEADCVILDMGVPDKKAYDMLEEAKKNPGFDNIPIIIFTGKSLSMTEELRIKQYADSIIVKTAHSYQRMLDEVSLFLHVVEENKKNALRQNERRKLGGLEEILNEKTVLIADDDVRNIFSLTKSLENYKMNVITALDGKEALQKLAENPAIDVVLLDMMMPQLDGYETARRIRENPKWRNLPVIAVTAKAMTGDREKCINAGASDYITKPVDTDQLLSLLRVWLYEQF, from the coding sequence ATGAAGAAAGTCTCCAACACGGTCATTCAGCAACTGCGGATTGTTTTTTCATTCTCTATTCTTCTTCTGATTTTCAGCTTGCTGGCTTCGTATTACAGTACCCAGAAACTGATCAATAATTCGGAGCTCGTTAACCATACCAACCAGGTTCTGATCGAGGCCGAAGGCATCATGTCCCATATGAAAGATGCTGAAACCGGCCAGCGGGGCTACCTGCTCACACTGGATACAGACTTTCTGGACCCTTATAATGGTGCCTATGAAAAAACGACCACCAGCTATAACAACCTGCTCGAACTGACAGCCGATAACCCGATTCAGCAGAAAAACCTGCGTGAGGTAAAGGCATTGTATGAGGCCAAATTCGGCCAGATGCAAAATATCATCGATATGGCCCGGCGAAACCGCAACTTTGTGGAAGATCCGGCATCGAGGCTGAAAGAAATGACGCGCGGCAAGAAGATCATGGACGACCTCAGGCTTATTGTCGACCGCATCAAGACAGAAGAATCGTCCATTCTCGGAAGCCGCATTGAACAGCAGCAGATTTATATCCAGTATACCCCTATCCTGCTGATCATTGCAGCACTTATTTCCGTAGCCATAACCATATCCGCCTATTTCCGGATCAAGAATGATATGGACAAGCGCATTGCGGTTCAGGAAAGGGAAATGGCCAAATTCGCCGAGACGGAGCGGCGGATCGGGTATATCGAAGAAATTACCCAGGAAGTGGCGAAGGGGAACTATGCCGCCCGCAGCAACGATGAGCAGGATGACGACATCGGGCGTATATCCGTGGCGTTAAACACCATGGCCAGCTCGCTTGAGCACACATTTACCGACCTCAATAACCGCAACTGGCTGCAGGCCGGGATGCTGCAGATCGTGGAGGCGATGCGGGGCGAGCGCATGATCCGCAAGCTGTCGCATAACCTGCTGAGTACGGTCACCAACTACGTGTCGGCGCAGGTAGGTACCATGTATGTGCAGGACAAAGACTGGAATTTCAAGCTGACAGCAAATTTCGCTGCACAGCATGCACCGGAGTTTGTGCAGCTGGGACAGGGATTGGCCGGGCAGGTTCTTGAAAATAAAAAACCAATGATCATCAGACAGGTACCGGACGACTACCTGCGCATATCGTCAACGCTGGGCGAAGCCAGGCCTGCCACCCTGGTCATCCTGCCGCTGATCTACTCCTACGAATGTGTGGGAATTATAGAGCTGGGCTTTCTGAATGCTCCCGGCCCGCTGCAGATGCAATACCTGGAAAGCAACCTGGAAACCATTTCAATTGGTATCAACTCTGCCCTGGATTACCTGAAACTTCAGAATTTCCTGGAAGAGACCCAGGCGCAGTCGGAGGAGCTCCAAACCCAGCACAGCGAGCTGGAAAACCTCAATGCAGAGCTGGAAGCACAGTCGCAGAAACTGCAGGCTTCGGAAGAAGAGCTTCGTGTGCAGCAGGAAGAGTTACAGCAAACCAACGGCGAGCTCGAAGAGCGCAGCGCGCTGCTGGAAGAAAAGAACCTGGAAATCCAGAAAAAGGCCGAAGAGCTGGAACTCACCACCCGCTACAAATCCGAGTTCCTGGCCAATATGTCGCATGAGCTACGCACCCCCCTCAACTCGATCCTGCTGCTGAGCAGGCTCCTGGCAGAAAACAACGAGCAGAATCTTTCCGGGGATCAGATCGAGTATGCTACGGTCATCCAGTCGTCGGGCAACGGGTTGCTGGGATTGATTGATGAGATCCTGGACCTTTCGAAAATAGAGGCCGGAAAAATGGAACTGGAATATATTCCGGTAGACATCCGGGAGCTCGGCGAGGACATGAAGGGACTATTTGCACCGGTAGCCCGTGAAAAAGGCATTGATTTCAGCGTGAGGGTTCATGAGGGTGTACCCAAAGTCATCCAGACTGACAAAATGCGCCTCGAACAAATCATTAAAAACTTGGTATCCAATGCATTGAAGTTCACTTCGGTGGGTTCTGTCAATGTTGATATCAGGTTGCAGGACGACAATGAGAAGGGGCTGTGCTTCATTGTAAAAGACACCGGCATTGGCATTGCACCTGAAAAACAGGAGCACATTTTTGAAGCATTTCAGCAGGCCGATGGTTCAACCAAACGTAAATACGGCGGTACAGGGCTGGGATTGTCGATCAGCCGGGAGCTGGTGAAGCTGCTCGGCGGGGAAATAACACTTTCGAGCGTGGTCAACACAGGCAGTGAGTTCAAAGTGTACCTCCCGGTCAATCCGTCCGAAGTGGCGCCGCCTGCTCCGCGGCCTAATCTTTTCAAACCTTTGCATGAGGAAAACAAGCCGGTATATGCGGCAAAGCCCGATGTGCGCTATGTCAGCAGTGTGATTCCGGAGGCAATTCCGGACGACCGTGCCGACATTCTTGAATCGGATAAAACCATCCTTATTATTGAAGACGATACCTTGTTCGCCAAATCGCTGCTCGATTATACCCGCAAGCAGGGCTACAAGGGCATTGTGAGTGTCCGTGGCGACCAGGGGCTGCCGCTCGCCCGCACCTTCAAGCCGACGGGCATCCTCCTGGACATCCAGCTCCCGATTATGAGCGGGTGGGAAGTGATGGATCAGCTGAAATCCGATCCCGAAACCCGGCACATTCCGGTACACATCATGTCCTCTCACCGCATGAAAAACGAGAGCTTGTCCAAGGGAGCCGTGGACTTCATCGACAAGCCGATGGCTTTTGAGCGCATGGACGAAATTTTCAAGAAGATCGAGCATGTCATCAGTAAAAAGTCCAAGAAGGTGCTGATCGTGGAAGACAACTCCATGCACGCCAAAGCGCTCGCCTATTTCCTGGGGACCTTCAACATCAATTCAGAACTGAAACGTGATATTTCGGAAGGAATTCAGGCACTAACCCAGAATGAGGCCGACTGCGTGATCCTGGATATGGGCGTGCCGGATAAGAAAGCGTACGACATGCTCGAAGAAGCCAAGAAGAATCCGGGATTTGACAACATACCCATTATTATTTTTACAGGTAAAAGCTTGTCCATGACTGAGGAGCTGCGCATTAAACAATATGCCGACTCGATTATTGTCAAAACAGCGCACTCGTACCAGCGCATGCTGGATGAAGTTTCCTTGTTCCTGCATGTGGTAGAGGAAAACAAGAAGAATGCATTGCGCCAGAACGAGCGCCGGAAGCTGGGCGGCCTGGAAGAAATCCTCAATGAGAAAACCGTGCTCATTGCCGATGATGATGTGAGGAATATTTTCTCGCTCACCAAGTCTCTCGAAAATTACAAGATGAACGTCATCACGGCCCTGGATGGGAAGGAAGCACTGCAGAAACTTGCCGAAAACCCTGCCATTGACGTGGTACTGCTGGATATGATGATGCCTCAGCTCGACGGGTATGAGACAGCCCGGAGAATCCGGGAAAATCCGAAATGGCGGAACCTGCCTGTGATTGCAGTGACTGCCAAGGCCATGACCGGCGATCGTGAAAAGTGTATCAATGCGGGTGCATCCGATTACATTACCAAGCCGGTTGATACCGACCAGCTGCTCTCGCTCCTGCGGGTGTGGCTTTATGAGCAATTCTGA